In Brachypodium distachyon strain Bd21 chromosome 5, Brachypodium_distachyon_v3.0, whole genome shotgun sequence, the genomic window CGCTCCGCGTCGCCTCGCTGGGCTTCCGCCACAGGGAGTGCATCGCGCCGGGCACCGTCGTCGAGGTCTCGTACCACGGCTCCCCGCTCGCCAGTGGCGCCGCGGGGCAGCTCTGCGCCAGGCCGCgggggggcgccggcgccagggAGGAGTCGCTCGTCGCCTGGGGCCGCGGCGTGCGCGTCCCCGGGTTCGCGCTGGACGGCCTCGCCGCGGACGCGCGGCAAGGCGTCCAGGCGTTCGACGTGACGCTCCAGATGCCGCCGACGGACATCAACCACCACATGGGGAAGGTCGTGACGTGCAGTGCTAGGCGCGCGGGCGACGCCGGCGCCTTGGAAGCTCCCTGCGACTCGTCCGACATGGGCCAGTACTGGTTGCCGTCGCCCACGAATCTGCACGGCGGTGCCAATTCGACGACGTCGAATTAACTTGTGCTCAGCTGGGTAGCATGCATCCAACTAGGAGTATATACTGTACTAGGTCTTTTTTCTCACCAATCTGTAGATTAtttagattttttattttgaaggagATCAATCGTGGTAGAACGACTCATCTCACTATTCATGAATCATGATAGGAAATTATAAGTACATATCATGTCCTTGTTCAATTGAATCAAACAAACATGTCCCAGCGAAAACAGAAAATCCATCTTGGTTTCTTTCTACCTATGTCGTCACCCCTCCTTTGCTGGTATATCATCGGccttctcctttttctcctCCACCGGTTCCGCCGATTTAGATGTGTAAGAAGGATTCAATCTACCGATGGGAGTTGTAGCTTTTTCTTTGGATGGGAGCGTGTGGAAGATGGTATGATCATCTTGGAGGCAGCGTTTCGTCCTCAAGATGGTCTTCCAGGTTCAAATTCACATTGAATTTGTCAGTTAGGATTGAATTGATGACGGATGACCGACATACTCCTTCCATTTTATAAAGGTTGGCGGATTTGTCTCGTTAAAACAAGACTTTGATCAATaataactctattaatatgtgtttttacatgcatgaaatttatatcaatagatttgtctttaaaagttctttctaataataatgaagccttgtcttaaaaaaaacaaaatacaccaacctttgtgaaatgaagaGAGTACATTCTTATTGTCCCCTCGGGACAGTGAGGTTAGGATTTCGCATGCACGCAAACTCAGGTGAGATTTGGTGTCAAATTCTTCGTGATCGATTCAGGGGTTCAACAACGGCTACTGCGACTATGTATTCAAAGGTATTTAGGGGCACGTGCATCAAGACTTCATTCCTGTCATCAACAAGGTCGGGCCAGCTCTTCCGGGGAAGCAACAACATCGACATCAACAGTGTTCATTTGGTGGTCCTACTCTCTACCACCATCTCAGAATTAATGCTCTTGGCTCAAAATCGACAAGAAACTAGGCTTGTCCTATCTATTAATTCGCAGTTGGGCTCCGTCTCAAGGTCGACTCTTGGCCGAGCCAGGCTCAGTCCGAGCGAGCTCAACATGAAGGCCAAACAAGCCTATTTTGGTAACTCGGCTCAGGGCATGCCTGGCTTGGTCCGGCCCTgtcgtcatcatcatcgtgGTGAGACGATACGTTTTCTTGGATCAACGCACGCACATTCAGCTATACTTGGCCAATTACATGATAAACTAAGATACACTTAAAGGCTATGTTTGGCACTTAATGATTTAGGTATTTGAGAGAATTGAGTGTTCATCCAAAACTCTCAAATGAAGTGTTTTGTGAAGAAATCCAGATAATCTCCAGTAATCACTCCCAACCGAACAGCTCATTTGGGGTTTCCAGTGTTTTTGAATTTGGAGGGAATAAAAATCCTAGAAAAACATGAGTCCCAAACAAGACTTAATTAACGAGGTGCCATGAGGCCATGACAATTAATTGGGTACTTTATGTGGTGAACAAGTTAAGAACAAGGGCAAGTTAAGTCCCACGACTTCACCAAAAGTGACTCCATATCTAAAAATCTTTCCCCTGCAGTTAAACAAGTAAACTACCCAATCCtgcgttaaaaaaaaaagtaaactACCCCAtcctgcaaaaaagaaaaaaaaatctacgcTATTTCCCTTCAAACTATCTCTACCTGCGCACGCAGCCTTTGGTGCTTTAATTTCAGGCTGCAGGCTGGTTTTTCTTCAGCTTCTCTTCGAGAAACTTCCTGGTGTCAGCACCCTTAACGTTGAACTCCATCAGAAGATCTTCAAATAGTGTTTTGAGGTCGGGCACGAACTGAATGCGCCTAGTACCGAAAAGACCAAAAACATCCATCAGGCCCTGGTCTTCCTTTGGCGGTGCAACGCTGCTACTGGATGCgcctgcaccaccaccgctcTCTTCTGATTCATCCTCCTCGGGGACTACCGATCCGATCGTATGACCCTCCATGTAGTGTTGACATGCTGCGAGAATGGTACGCCCGTGTAGCCGAAAGTGACCGGCTACAAGGTCTGCAAAATGCTGCGAGGATCCAAGAGCAAAGGATGGTTACCAAACCAGCAGAAAACTAAAGCGCTATGCTACTCTGTACTTCTGTAATGTATGCTACTctttccgtcccatattaaatgactttctattacatgtatctagacgctttttaggtctagatacattcatgtttggacaaatttgagtcatttaatatgggacggagggagtactaggtTGGTCAGCTATCTCACAAAACCACGATTGTTtgtaatagtctcacaaaacaACAACTTTTGGGGAAGCTGGTCTCAAAAAAACTAATCTCGATAATTAAGCTGGTTGATGGTGTTTCCGACAACGCGGGGCCACCAATTCGATGCCACGTCATCTTCCCCGACCCGTTTTCGATGCCCGTTTTTGACACCATGTCCGCTGTCTTGGGTCGGGTAGAAACTGACGTGGCATCGAAAACGGGCGTCGATAACGTGTTGGGGAAGATGACGTGGCATCTGAATGGTGGCCTCGGGTTATCAAAACGCCATCAACCAGCTTAATTATCGAGATTAGGATTTTCTGAAAGCAGCTACCCCAAAAGTTGTGATTTTGTAAGACTATTACAAACAACCATGGTTTTGTGAGACAGCTGCCAGAAAAAGTGTGGTTCCGTGAAATTTATTCGCAAATTAAAGAAGAGCATGCTATGTTCAAAAGGAAGATACCTAGTGAGGATATCACAATTAAAGAAGAATTTTGGCACTTGGTACTTTCCATATGAATACGTTGGTGAAATattataaaataataataaaaatatgaaCCTACTTTTCATGACAAATCTGTATTTATGTGATCAATCGAACTAAGTTTATGTGTACCAATGGTTAGTTTGAAAAGTTTGACTACATGCATTCTAGAACGTCATCTATTTTTCAACAGAAGGAGTACTGtataaaaagaagaacatcCTTCCCATAGTTGCAATAGAAGTACCCTGCGTGCAATGGTCAGAATCAAGATAGAGGTGCACATATTTTAATATTTGATGGTAGTAGATGCAAACCAACCAGCCAAGTTATctaacatactccctccgtccagttTTGTCAGTCATAGTTTGATTTCCAGAAGTCTTTTAAAGTACATTTTGACCTTTACTTTAACTTACAATTACAATATATTGTGAATTGCTATGGAATCAATCATGCCTCAGAGCGATAACTATAGATAAATGTAGTGAAACCTTACCTCTGGGGGTCTTCTAAGTGAATACAACATCGTCCTGCATGAGTGCAGAAAGGTGATCTTGTTATACTGTACAGAATTCTTCTCTCCAGACGCGGTATTGGCAGAGGATGCATATCCTGGCTCATTGAAGTATGGCTTCTCATTCAAAATGAGAGCCTGAATGGAGACAAGCACCTGTAGCATGGTCGACTGAGCTGGATTCCACGTTTCACAGCCATAACCCGACCAGGTACCAAGGAGGCTAAGGCAGACTTTTCCACAATTATATAAGTTCGGATTGAGCCGAAGTCCTCCAGAGTGGTAATATACTGACTGCAACATCATATGTGTAAAAATGTCAATAGAAAGGTGAAAACAATCGTAAAGTAAAAAACGTATTGCAATGTACATACCGGAGGGCTAGAAGGATAAGAAGAGGTAAATTGAACatcaaagaagaagagcccaTCATGGTAGGGTGTTCCTTTAGGCCCAATAATCGCTGCCCTAAGACAGTCCATTCTATCTTCGGCGACACAGACATAAATAGATGCTACAGAAAAAGAACAACTTTCAGAACTTGGAAGTTGAGAAAATATACTGAAATTGTACAAGGGGCTGCTGAAGATGTATGAGGTATAATTATGAGAAGTGTTCTAGAGTAATATTAGCATCATAGAAACTGAGAGTACCAGACAAGAGGATATCTTTTAGTACGCAACACTAGagtaacaaaaaaatgaaagtgAAGCTTAAATCCACTCAACTTTTAGGATTGACCGTACTATTGCTTGGGTTTGGTACTGCACCGGTATCCAATACCAATACAAATATGCCGATACTGTATCCACAGCATATTGCACAAGTAAGCATTTCAAAAGTAAATAACTTAATTGCTGCATACTTTGTGGATACACTGTAGATACTTCTAGAATACAGTCCTAGGTTTCCAGCTCAACTAAGCCACAGCGTATCTAAGCGTCCACCCCATCCCCTTCTTGTAAATGCCCACACTGACTCCTGTGGGCCCACTAGCAGGCAACCGCCTCTCGTAACTTATCCCTTGCTTAAGGTAATTTGCTATTCATACTACGGTATAAAACTTATAATCCAGTTAATAAAAAATACTTAAATGTTGCCGATGGTGCGTTTCCATGTCTTGCTGCATAGGCTACTACTATAAAAATTAACACGTTATGAATTGGAGTGTGTAAAATCACATTAAAAATGCCGGCTTAACTATCTCCTAGTCATCTATTTGTATCTCTCTGTcgactactccctccgatcctaaattcttgtcgtggttttagtgcaaatttgaactaaaaccacgacaacaatttaggatcgaagggagtactaaataacAGTATCTCAGTCCACATGAGATAAATCTCTGATTTTCCACAAGATTCATTATTTTTCATCATTTCCGGGGTCTAAAAAtcattattttcctttttcattttGACTATCCAATCAATGGCATACAGTGTGAAAAGACACTACAAAGattctaaaaataaatactccctctgaacCCTAATACATATGCACAAAGAGTAAGAAAGTTCCAACTTCCACGATtgggaagagaaagaaaattgGATCTATTGCCCTTCCAGATAAGAGCGGATAGTTTGTGTGGGAAGATAGGCCATGATGTTTAGTATACAGAATGaaataaaagacaaaaaagagaggagcAGATATGAAAACACACCATATGTTTTGAGataatttaaaattttgtgTAAGTAATAATTTTGCTGAAGATTATGCCCCCAAATCTATATTTCATCTGACCCAGGCAGTAGGGTCAATGTCGAGTTTGGCCGGAACTCCCGATGTTTTAAatgtcaaatgagctagattTTTTTCCACATTTGTTATTGGTAACACTGAGAGGCTCATAGGTCCAATTTTGCAACAAGAACACCAACAAACCTGGCAGATCTTTCTCCAAAATCTTCCATTCATGTTGAATCCTTTTTGCCCATTCTCTTCTTGTCTGAAATAATAAACAGATAAAAAGATGTAAGTATCCAAAGAGCCTAATAAAAGAGCAATAACAGATTAACAGTTGAGCATGTCACCGTGTCTATAACTTTATTAGCATAATGGTGATCAGAAAAGTTTTGAACTGTGTAAAACTGTTTGAACGCCTTATATTTCTTTGTGATATCATCTTCAAATTCTAATTCGGACGTCGTGGAAACTCCACTGTCTTCAATTTTCTGCAGCCAAGGTACAGTAGCCTCCACGCCTGGAGGCAGATCCAAATCATCAAATTTGTCAGCAAGCTGTTGATTGAAGTCAGCTTCGTCAAATTCATATTCAGATTcatcgccatcgccgtcgccaTCGTCATCATCCATATAGtaatcttcctcctcggcttCTCCATAATTAAAGTCTTGTAGCTCTGGTTCAGCCATTTGCAAAGAGTCACTTGTGCTGGAACCAAGTTGGTCACTCGAAGAACCCTGTTAGACAATGTCTATGTCAGTATCAACAAACATCAGATCGTGAATATGAACAAAGCTTCCAGGGTCCGTTCTTCCATAGATATGGATGAGTATGAGGCATCTTAATTTCGTGGTCTTTATCAATAGTACGAATTTACGATAAAAAAACCCTGATCGGATCCATGAAAACAACCAAATTATACCTGTCATTGCATTGATCAACCCAAGAAAGGCCAGACGTTGCAAGGACGCGCCCCCAAACCCCTCTAATCGGAGTATTATGACAAAATTGACCCGAACCTAACGCACCAAAAATTGCCGCCCCGAAAACAAATCCCTAGAAAACCTCAATTCCGGATCGAACCAAACCCTTAACGCGGCAGCTCGGCCGCACCCAGAGTACGGATCGCATGGAAACTCCAAAGCTGCGCACCGCGATGCGCGAAGAAGGATAAACTCGGGAACGCGAAACTTGGAAACCGAACAAAGCCTCCGGATTACCTGGCACCGCTGCCGTTTCTGCTTCGATTGCGAATCGACCCACGCCGCAGTCCGGCAAgacgagctcccctgctccagCGCGCTGTACCTTCACAGGAACAAGACCCCAAAGCCGATCAAAACATCAgtcgaaaacaaaaaatccaaTGATGAGAATATATATCTTGCGAAAGAATACGGTCGCCGTCCGATCgtggacggcgccggcgggagtaATAAGATCCGTACTCagcgtccatggccgccggcgtggccgctgcgccggaagaggaggaggaggcggcggagggagctGGGGAGTGCGAGGGGGGGCGAAAAGTGAACGGAACGGAACGGGTCACCGTAGCAGTGTATCTGGCCAGGTTGAAGTTCCAGTCGTCCACGCCGGGATTCTACTCCGCTCCCACTGCTATGTGGGTCTAAAATATGGGCAACTTACTGGACCCCGCGAGTCAGTGGCGAGGGGTGTTGGGACGTGACGAGAGGAgtcctcgacggcggcggccttgcgTGGGAATCCACGGGCG contains:
- the LOC100825985 gene encoding putative ubiquitin-conjugating enzyme E2 38 isoform X1, whose protein sequence is MDAEYSALEQGSSSCRTAAWVDSQSKQKRQRCQGSSSDQLGSSTSDSLQMAEPELQDFNYGEAEEEDYYMDDDDGDGDGDESEYEFDEADFNQQLADKFDDLDLPPGVEATVPWLQKIEDSGVSTTSELEFEDDITKKYKAFKQFYTVQNFSDHHYANKVIDTTRREWAKRIQHEWKILEKDLPASIYVCVAEDRMDCLRAAIIGPKGTPYHDGLFFFDVQFTSSYPSSPPSVYYHSGGLRLNPNLYNCGKVCLSLLGTWSGYGCETWNPAQSTMLQVLVSIQALILNEKPYFNEPGYASSANTASGEKNSVQYNKITFLHSCRTMLYSLRRPPEHFADLVAGHFRLHGRTILAACQHYMEGHTIGSVVPEEDESEESGGGAGASSSSVAPPKEDQGLMDVFGLFGTRRIQFVPDLKTLFEDLLMEFNVKGADTRKFLEEKLKKNQPAA
- the LOC100825985 gene encoding putative ubiquitin-conjugating enzyme E2 38 isoform X2; its protein translation is MDADALEQGSSSCRTAAWVDSQSKQKRQRCQGSSSDQLGSSTSDSLQMAEPELQDFNYGEAEEEDYYMDDDDGDGDGDESEYEFDEADFNQQLADKFDDLDLPPGVEATVPWLQKIEDSGVSTTSELEFEDDITKKYKAFKQFYTVQNFSDHHYANKVIDTTRREWAKRIQHEWKILEKDLPASIYVCVAEDRMDCLRAAIIGPKGTPYHDGLFFFDVQFTSSYPSSPPSVYYHSGGLRLNPNLYNCGKVCLSLLGTWSGYGCETWNPAQSTMLQVLVSIQALILNEKPYFNEPGYASSANTASGEKNSVQYNKITFLHSCRTMLYSLRRPPEHFADLVAGHFRLHGRTILAACQHYMEGHTIGSVVPEEDESEESGGGAGASSSSVAPPKEDQGLMDVFGLFGTRRIQFVPDLKTLFEDLLMEFNVKGADTRKFLEEKLKKNQPAA